One genomic segment of Pseudonocardia sp. T1-2H includes these proteins:
- a CDS encoding MerR family transcriptional regulator: MRWSTAELARLAGVSSRTLRHYDHVGLLTPAGHGPGGLRFYDRPRLLRLQHILLLRELGLGLPDIAGVLDGTTDEVEALRRHRERLLSDADRLRRLADTVAKTIEEKEGGTIMATEDMFDGFAHDPYAEEARERWGDTAVEAQRRAAGRSPQEQSAIKQESDAVHARLATAKRAGAPVDGAEVQEAVAAHHAWVSRFWTPDGEAYAALGRMYVDDERFTATIDAHEPGLAAYLRDAMAVYAETSLR; the protein is encoded by the coding sequence ATGCGCTGGTCGACGGCCGAGCTGGCCCGGCTCGCGGGCGTCAGCTCGCGGACGTTGCGGCACTACGACCACGTCGGGCTGCTGACGCCGGCCGGGCACGGGCCCGGGGGCCTGCGGTTCTACGACCGCCCGCGCCTGCTGCGGCTGCAGCACATCCTGCTGCTGCGCGAGCTCGGGCTCGGCCTGCCGGACATCGCCGGCGTCCTCGACGGGACCACCGACGAGGTCGAGGCGCTGCGCCGGCACCGCGAGCGCCTGCTCTCCGACGCCGACCGGCTCCGCCGGCTGGCGGACACCGTCGCCAAGACCATCGAGGAGAAGGAAGGGGGAACGATCATGGCGACCGAGGACATGTTCGACGGATTCGCCCACGACCCGTACGCCGAGGAGGCGCGGGAGCGCTGGGGGGACACGGCGGTCGAGGCGCAGCGGCGGGCGGCGGGCCGGAGCCCGCAGGAGCAGTCGGCGATCAAGCAGGAGAGCGACGCGGTCCACGCCCGTCTGGCCACGGCGAAGCGGGCCGGCGCGCCCGTCGACGGGGCCGAGGTCCAGGAGGCGGTCGCGGCCCACCACGCGTGGGTCAGCCGGTTCTGGACGCCGGACGGCGAGGCCTACGCCGCCCTGGGGCGGATGTACGTCGACGACGAGCGGTTCACCGCGACGATCGACGCGCACGAGCCCGGCCTCGCCGCGTACCTGCGCGACGCGATGGCCGTGTACGCGGAGACGTCCCTGCGCTGA
- a CDS encoding SpoIIE family protein phosphatase: MGSDDGLSARVVDDAPVGLFALDADGAVLLWNAEAERLSGWSAADVLGRNGFADDRWPVDTVGARRMLDELEAGRRFSAPLPAAVPSGRTLYVHAAPGGPGGAPVVGVLQDVGDALVGPDAFSLLDALWQNAPVGLAYFDSELRYRRVNGAVLTIDGGTSDQRIGRTLEELHGETGRRIADLLREVMRSGRPQLDVALSGRLWGGSGPLQSWLFNVYPVHGRNGSVTGAGLVVSDVTESERTRAELAELALGRERALRRYQSLVDATTAAVWIRLADGSAGEDAPELRAITGQRPEEYLGWGFLDAMHPEDRAAVRQAWLHAVEHALAEPGSHAVFEHVYRLRTVSGTYRWFRKRAVPVLLDGGLSEWVGTENDIDDEVRARRRMEILAGATLAVNQALDPETELEALAEAVVPEFADMCRVYLLDDDHLHANRVTGRRSVTRVAVGLPHVPGDEPRFVFGPGHPVARSVVTTEPVLDPGPPSADSWPGTDAMLEWCVAVRMNSRLVAPVFSGGHVVAALVFVSCGDRAAYTADDLALVKELAARVSAAVEQGRRFQQTREVSVALQDSMLTAPPTAAEIGIGGIELDARYLPAAAELEVGGDWYDAFRLPFGDLALAVGDVAGHDLAAAATMGQLRSMLRALAYDSDGDPSDVLRRLDRVSTRLAVTRFTTLVHGRVLARPGPGGLTRVFRWSNAGHPRPVLVTPDGTARFVEGVVDVVLGVEPDRLRHDQEVELPPGSTLLLYTDGLLERRDDPDDRAGQDLLDLAGQAAGMAVAELCDHVVQGSKADTGDDVVVLALRAL, encoded by the coding sequence GTGGGATCGGACGACGGGCTGTCCGCGCGCGTCGTCGACGACGCCCCGGTGGGTCTGTTCGCGCTGGACGCCGACGGCGCCGTCCTCCTGTGGAACGCCGAGGCCGAGCGGCTCTCCGGCTGGTCGGCCGCGGACGTGCTGGGCCGCAACGGTTTCGCCGACGATCGGTGGCCCGTGGACACCGTCGGCGCCCGCCGCATGCTCGACGAGCTGGAGGCCGGCCGCCGGTTCAGCGCACCCCTGCCGGCGGCGGTGCCGAGCGGACGCACGCTCTACGTGCACGCGGCCCCCGGTGGTCCGGGCGGGGCGCCCGTCGTCGGGGTCCTGCAGGACGTCGGGGACGCCCTCGTCGGGCCGGACGCGTTCTCCCTGCTCGACGCGCTGTGGCAGAACGCCCCGGTCGGGCTCGCCTACTTCGACTCCGAGCTGCGCTACCGCCGGGTCAACGGCGCCGTGCTGACGATCGACGGCGGCACGTCGGACCAGCGCATCGGCCGCACCCTCGAGGAGCTGCACGGGGAGACCGGCCGGCGCATCGCGGACCTGCTCCGCGAGGTGATGCGGAGCGGCCGGCCGCAGCTGGACGTCGCGCTGTCCGGCCGGCTGTGGGGCGGCTCCGGACCGCTGCAGTCCTGGCTGTTCAACGTCTATCCGGTGCACGGCCGCAACGGTTCGGTGACCGGGGCCGGGCTCGTGGTCTCCGACGTCACCGAGTCCGAGCGCACCCGCGCCGAGCTCGCCGAGCTCGCCCTGGGCCGGGAACGGGCGCTGCGCCGCTACCAGAGCCTGGTGGACGCGACCACGGCCGCGGTCTGGATCCGGCTCGCCGACGGGAGCGCCGGCGAGGACGCCCCGGAGCTGCGGGCGATCACCGGTCAGCGCCCCGAGGAGTACCTCGGCTGGGGTTTCCTCGACGCGATGCACCCGGAGGACCGCGCGGCCGTCCGGCAGGCGTGGCTGCACGCCGTCGAACACGCCCTGGCCGAGCCCGGGAGCCACGCGGTCTTCGAGCACGTGTACCGGCTGCGGACCGTGTCCGGGACCTACCGCTGGTTCCGCAAGCGCGCGGTGCCCGTCCTGCTCGACGGTGGCCTCTCCGAGTGGGTCGGCACGGAGAACGACATCGACGACGAGGTACGGGCCCGGCGCCGGATGGAGATCCTCGCCGGGGCGACCCTGGCGGTGAACCAGGCCCTGGACCCGGAGACCGAGCTGGAGGCCCTGGCCGAGGCGGTCGTCCCCGAGTTCGCGGACATGTGCCGGGTCTACCTGCTCGACGACGACCACCTGCACGCCAACCGGGTCACCGGGCGCCGTTCGGTGACCCGGGTCGCGGTCGGCCTGCCGCACGTGCCGGGCGACGAGCCGCGCTTCGTGTTCGGGCCGGGGCACCCCGTCGCGCGTTCGGTGGTGACGACGGAACCGGTGCTCGACCCCGGGCCACCGAGCGCGGACTCCTGGCCGGGCACCGACGCGATGCTGGAGTGGTGCGTCGCCGTGCGGATGAACTCGCGGCTGGTGGCGCCGGTGTTCTCCGGCGGGCACGTCGTCGCCGCGCTGGTGTTCGTCAGCTGCGGGGACCGGGCCGCCTACACCGCGGACGACCTGGCGCTGGTCAAGGAACTGGCCGCCCGGGTGTCGGCGGCCGTGGAGCAGGGCCGCCGCTTCCAGCAGACCCGCGAGGTGTCCGTCGCACTGCAGGACTCGATGCTGACCGCGCCGCCGACCGCCGCGGAGATCGGGATCGGCGGCATCGAGCTGGACGCCCGGTACCTGCCGGCCGCGGCCGAGCTCGAGGTCGGCGGGGACTGGTACGACGCGTTCCGGCTCCCGTTCGGGGACCTCGCGCTCGCCGTCGGGGACGTCGCCGGGCACGACCTGGCCGCCGCCGCGACCATGGGCCAGCTCCGCAGCATGCTGCGCGCGCTGGCCTACGACAGCGACGGCGACCCGTCGGACGTGCTGCGCCGGCTGGACCGGGTCTCGACCCGGCTCGCCGTGACCCGCTTCACGACCCTCGTCCACGGCCGGGTGCTCGCCCGGCCCGGGCCCGGCGGGCTGACCAGGGTGTTCCGCTGGTCCAACGCCGGACACCCGCGGCCCGTGCTCGTCACCCCGGACGGGACGGCACGGTTCGTCGAGGGCGTCGTCGACGTCGTGCTCGGCGTCGAGCCGGACCGGCTGCGGCACGACCAGGAGGTCGAGCTGCCGCCCGGGTCCACGCTGCTGCTCTACACCGACGGCCTGCTCGAACGGCGCGACGACCCGGACGACCGGGCCGGCCAGGACCTGCTGGACCTGGCCGGTCAGGCCGCCGGGATGGCCGTCGCGGAGCTGTGTGACCACGTGGTGCAGGGCAGCAAGGCGGACACCGGCGACGACGTCGTGGTGCTCGCGCTGCGGGCCCTGTGA
- a CDS encoding transglycosylase domain-containing protein: protein MPPRAPRQAPSSHSGRRGATRPTGVGWWQTPKPAAAKRHSASTIPALRPPSTSGGQTHTGEEPTVATAAVTPAPATSRRGLRGPLDLLRRALGDRATSQHRRPLTPEQRTARRRRRIRFGVLGGIASVVLLPLAMLGFGWLFFAVPTPDEAVNNQVALISYADGSQLTRLVPEQGNRTKVATEQIPVPVRNAVLSAEDRSFYSNPGFDFSGIARAAWNQLRGGVGGGSTITQQYVKNALVGDQVSIWRKYKELIISLKVSQEKSKDEILTDYLNTIYFGRGAYGIQSASQAYFGKNVSQLTAAEGALLAGVIQSPSRWDPALDPDKAVQRWDFVMDGMVSQGWLSPAERAAATFPATAQRRIGSSGSYSDSRGHLVNAVKAELDSLGISDQEFSQDGLRITTTIDPDQQQKAVDAAHQTLAGQPGNLRSAVVAVDPRTGGIKAYYGGDNGVGLDYAKVRKQPGSTFKPFVALAALMHDPPIGLGTTFNGKEQKGLRNADGADCARCDVKQAMTISNNVVFTTLAAKVGPGSVAAAAKAAGITSPLDDPDARLALGNKEITPLELASAYATIADGGVWHSPHVISSIVTSDNRVLYQAPESSGERRFSEQVARNVTEAMLGVAPNDGLELPGDQPVAAKTGTVQSRFDGENNDAWMSGFTPTLSTTVWIGTDMNSPIRTASGRPIEGATVPGKVWQRFMSDAVEDEPTEGFGTFTPIGEAPSDLPPNAPTPSATPTPIPSAQPSVPPSGSEVPPPPPSDPAAPPADESTAPAPDQQGDPAEGRTLFGGDPEPTTTTPPAPDAGPGPQDCSTTPCG, encoded by the coding sequence GTGCCTCCCCGGGCTCCGCGCCAGGCCCCGTCGTCGCACTCCGGGCGCCGCGGCGCGACCCGTCCCACCGGAGTCGGCTGGTGGCAGACCCCGAAGCCGGCCGCTGCGAAGCGTCACTCTGCGTCCACCATCCCGGCGCTCCGCCCACCGTCGACGAGCGGCGGGCAGACCCACACCGGCGAGGAGCCGACGGTCGCCACCGCGGCGGTCACCCCGGCACCGGCCACGTCCCGGCGCGGTCTTCGGGGCCCGCTCGACCTGCTGCGCCGGGCCCTCGGGGACCGCGCGACCTCGCAGCACCGCCGCCCGCTCACGCCCGAGCAGCGCACCGCGCGCCGGCGCAGGCGGATCAGGTTCGGTGTCCTCGGCGGGATCGCGTCGGTCGTCCTGCTGCCGCTGGCGATGCTCGGGTTCGGCTGGCTCTTCTTCGCCGTCCCGACCCCGGACGAGGCCGTCAACAACCAGGTCGCCCTGATCTCCTACGCCGACGGCAGCCAGCTCACCCGCCTCGTTCCGGAGCAGGGCAACCGGACCAAGGTCGCCACCGAGCAGATCCCCGTCCCGGTGCGCAACGCCGTGCTGTCCGCCGAGGACCGCAGCTTCTACTCCAACCCCGGCTTCGACTTCTCGGGTATCGCCCGGGCCGCGTGGAACCAGCTGCGCGGCGGCGTCGGCGGCGGGTCGACGATCACCCAGCAGTACGTGAAGAACGCCCTGGTCGGGGACCAGGTGTCGATCTGGCGCAAGTACAAGGAACTGATCATCTCGCTGAAGGTCTCCCAGGAGAAGTCCAAGGACGAGATCCTCACCGACTACCTGAACACGATCTACTTCGGTCGCGGTGCCTACGGCATCCAGTCCGCGAGCCAGGCCTACTTCGGCAAGAACGTCTCCCAGCTCACCGCGGCCGAGGGCGCCCTGCTCGCCGGCGTCATCCAGTCCCCGTCGCGCTGGGACCCGGCGCTGGACCCGGACAAGGCCGTGCAGCGCTGGGACTTCGTGATGGACGGGATGGTGTCGCAGGGCTGGCTCTCCCCGGCCGAGCGCGCCGCCGCGACCTTCCCCGCCACCGCCCAGCGCCGCATCGGGTCCTCCGGCTCGTACTCGGACAGCCGCGGCCACCTCGTCAACGCGGTGAAGGCCGAGCTGGACTCGCTCGGCATCTCCGACCAGGAGTTCTCCCAGGACGGCCTGCGGATCACCACGACGATCGACCCGGACCAGCAGCAGAAGGCCGTGGATGCCGCGCACCAGACCCTCGCCGGGCAGCCCGGGAACCTGCGGTCCGCCGTCGTCGCGGTCGACCCGCGGACCGGCGGGATCAAGGCCTACTACGGCGGGGACAACGGCGTCGGGCTGGACTACGCGAAGGTCCGCAAGCAGCCGGGCTCGACGTTCAAGCCGTTCGTCGCCCTGGCCGCCCTGATGCACGATCCGCCGATCGGGCTCGGCACGACCTTCAACGGCAAGGAGCAGAAGGGCCTGCGCAACGCCGACGGCGCGGACTGCGCCCGCTGCGACGTCAAGCAGGCCATGACGATCTCCAACAACGTCGTGTTCACGACGCTGGCCGCGAAGGTCGGTCCGGGCAGCGTGGCGGCGGCCGCCAAGGCCGCGGGCATCACGTCCCCGCTCGACGACCCGGACGCCCGCCTCGCGCTCGGCAACAAGGAGATCACCCCGCTCGAGCTGGCCTCGGCCTACGCCACGATCGCCGACGGCGGGGTCTGGCACTCCCCGCACGTCATCTCCAGCATCGTCACCTCGGACAACCGGGTGCTCTACCAGGCGCCGGAGTCCTCGGGCGAGCGTCGCTTCTCCGAGCAGGTGGCCCGCAACGTCACCGAGGCGATGCTCGGCGTCGCCCCGAACGACGGCCTCGAGCTGCCGGGGGACCAGCCCGTCGCAGCCAAGACCGGCACCGTCCAGTCCCGCTTCGACGGCGAGAACAACGACGCGTGGATGAGCGGTTTCACCCCGACCCTGTCCACGACGGTCTGGATCGGCACGGACATGAACTCCCCGATCCGCACGGCGTCCGGCCGGCCCATCGAGGGCGCGACGGTGCCGGGCAAGGTGTGGCAGCGGTTCATGTCCGACGCCGTGGAGGACGAACCGACGGAGGGCTTCGGGACGTTCACGCCCATCGGTGAGGCCCCCTCGGACCTGCCGCCGAACGCGCCGACGCCCTCGGCCACCCCGACGCCGATCCCCTCCGCGCAACCCTCGGTACCTCCGTCGGGCAGTGAGGTCCCGCCGCCTCCGCCGTCGGATCCCGCCGCCCCGCCCGCGGACGAGTCGACGGCACCGGCACCCGACCAGCAGGGCGACCCGGCCGAGGGGCGCACGCTGTTCGGCGGGGACCCCGAGCCGACGACCACGACGCCGCCCGCCCCCGACGCCGGGCCGGGGCCGCAGGACTGCTCCACCACCCCCTGCGGCTGA
- a CDS encoding nuclear transport factor 2 family protein, with protein MSTDNAVARFRLAVEAGQPDAAADLFAPDAVFHSPIVHKPYEGREALRAILRAVVQVFEDFRYTDEFDGVPGTLGHVLVFRARIGDRELEGVDILRTDDEGTPTELTVMVRPYSAATLLRERMAALLSG; from the coding sequence GTGAGCACCGACAACGCTGTTGCCCGCTTCCGGCTGGCCGTCGAGGCCGGGCAGCCGGACGCCGCGGCGGACCTCTTCGCGCCCGACGCCGTCTTCCACTCCCCGATCGTGCACAAGCCGTACGAGGGCCGGGAGGCGCTGCGCGCGATCCTGCGGGCGGTGGTGCAGGTGTTCGAGGACTTCCGCTACACCGACGAGTTCGACGGCGTCCCGGGCACGCTCGGGCACGTCCTGGTCTTCCGGGCCCGGATCGGGGACCGCGAGCTCGAGGGCGTGGACATCCTGCGCACCGACGACGAGGGCACGCCGACCGAGCTGACCGTCATGGTCCGTCCGTACTCGGCCGCCACCCTGCTCCGGGAGCGGATGGCGGCGCTCCTGTCGGGCTGA
- a CDS encoding alpha/beta hydrolase, whose amino-acid sequence MGRIAGVLGGAAAAVGALGVAAAVGARRPVITRWPLSIGQVAPCLPASEAPGPTGAMFGTVGLAALATRTPLGCAAAALNAVAAAGIAGMRGDAERSAAVLDDALLQLGGDPDELPPAEPVPPLARRLREWRTAPGRYRVAVDVPYGDLPVQLLDIWADPSIRRSGGRGAPVLLQVHGGGWTFGDKAGDARPLMAYLAERGWVCVSIDYRLGPGERWPSMIVDVKRAIAWVHDHIAEYGGDPEFVAISGGSAGGHLCALAATTPNDPEFQPGFTDADTTLAAAVPFYGVHDFTADENGLFALLEGKVFTTTPMDDEHGYRQASPVHRVTPDAPPFLVIHGDTDTVASVGQSRRFVAALRRISRSPVCYAELPNAQHAFDAWPTRRTSHTATAVHRFLTVVHRRHLASAGARARA is encoded by the coding sequence GTGGGTCGGATCGCAGGAGTGCTGGGCGGGGCCGCCGCGGCGGTGGGCGCGCTCGGGGTCGCGGCGGCGGTCGGCGCGCGCAGGCCGGTGATCACCCGCTGGCCCCTCTCGATCGGCCAGGTCGCCCCGTGCCTGCCGGCGTCGGAGGCGCCCGGTCCCACCGGCGCGATGTTCGGGACCGTGGGCCTCGCGGCGCTCGCCACCCGGACGCCGCTCGGCTGTGCGGCGGCGGCCCTGAACGCGGTGGCCGCGGCCGGCATCGCCGGGATGCGCGGTGACGCGGAACGGTCGGCCGCCGTCCTCGACGACGCCCTGCTGCAGCTCGGTGGAGACCCGGACGAGCTTCCGCCCGCCGAGCCCGTGCCCCCGCTCGCGCGCCGGCTGCGGGAGTGGCGCACCGCACCGGGGCGCTATCGCGTCGCCGTCGACGTGCCGTACGGCGACCTCCCCGTCCAGCTGCTCGACATCTGGGCCGACCCGTCGATCCGGCGGTCCGGCGGCCGCGGGGCGCCGGTGCTGCTGCAGGTGCACGGCGGCGGCTGGACCTTCGGGGACAAGGCCGGCGACGCGCGCCCGCTGATGGCGTACCTCGCGGAGCGCGGCTGGGTGTGCGTCTCGATCGACTACCGGCTCGGGCCGGGTGAGCGATGGCCGTCGATGATCGTCGACGTGAAGCGGGCGATCGCCTGGGTCCACGACCACATCGCCGAGTACGGCGGGGACCCGGAGTTCGTGGCGATCAGCGGGGGCTCGGCCGGCGGGCACCTCTGCGCTCTGGCGGCGACGACCCCGAACGACCCGGAGTTCCAGCCCGGCTTCACCGACGCGGACACCACGCTCGCGGCCGCGGTCCCGTTCTACGGCGTGCACGACTTCACGGCGGACGAGAACGGGCTGTTCGCGCTGCTGGAGGGCAAGGTCTTCACGACCACCCCGATGGACGACGAGCACGGCTACCGGCAGGCCTCCCCGGTGCACCGGGTCACCCCGGACGCGCCGCCCTTCCTCGTGATCCACGGGGACACGGACACGGTGGCGTCGGTCGGGCAGTCCCGGCGGTTCGTCGCCGCGCTGCGCCGGATCAGCCGGTCGCCGGTCTGCTACGCCGAACTGCCGAACGCCCAGCACGCCTTCGACGCGTGGCCGACCCGGCGGACGTCGCACACGGCGACGGCGGTCCACCGGTTCCTGACCGTGGTCCACCGCCGCCACCTGGCGTCGGCCGGGGCGCGGGCACGTGCCTGA
- a CDS encoding sensor domain-containing diguanylate cyclase gives MIAALAVVESCAAGLVVATAIASDPSVSAVLLGLLLAVTGIAHTEIATGVERARRRVGEKSYTDLSTIWTFAAAVLLPPAMATAAVVVIYTHLWFRVWKPARFPLYRHVFTTSTVLLAVQAAHEIVLRAAAPGLSLHGLAGLAVLLLAAAAYATVNSALIAAAVAANDPQARPTDLFGHLDDIMVEVATLCLGAMLALTLTFSWWFVLLAFPPILVLQRAVLVRELAAAASTDGKTGLLTAAAWNVRAGQELRRARRGSTPFALLVLDLDHFKNVNDTHGHLAGDRVLAAVADAVRDEVRGNDLVGRFGGEEFVVLLPGLPEDHPVGGLRMVAERIRIRVEHLDVPIETPDGPLSIADLSISAGGAIVTPEASTTIEQVLSLADRALYAAKEAGRNAVRIAGHPVAGPRIDTPALEPERSAEDR, from the coding sequence GTGATCGCGGCCCTCGCGGTTGTCGAGTCGTGCGCCGCGGGTCTGGTGGTCGCCACGGCGATCGCCTCCGACCCCTCGGTGTCCGCTGTCCTCCTGGGTCTGCTGCTCGCGGTCACCGGCATCGCCCACACCGAGATCGCGACGGGTGTGGAGCGCGCCCGCCGCCGGGTGGGCGAGAAGTCCTACACCGACCTCAGCACCATCTGGACCTTCGCCGCCGCCGTCCTGCTTCCCCCGGCCATGGCGACGGCCGCCGTGGTCGTCATCTACACGCATCTCTGGTTCCGGGTGTGGAAGCCGGCGCGCTTCCCCCTCTACCGGCACGTCTTCACCACCTCGACGGTCCTGCTCGCCGTCCAGGCCGCGCACGAGATCGTGCTGCGCGCCGCGGCCCCCGGGCTGTCGCTGCACGGGCTGGCCGGGCTCGCCGTGCTGCTGCTCGCCGCGGCGGCCTACGCCACGGTCAACAGCGCCCTGATCGCCGCCGCGGTGGCCGCGAACGACCCGCAGGCCCGGCCGACGGACCTGTTCGGCCACCTCGACGACATCATGGTCGAGGTCGCGACGCTCTGCCTGGGCGCGATGCTCGCCCTGACGCTGACCTTCTCGTGGTGGTTCGTCCTCCTCGCGTTCCCGCCGATCCTCGTGCTGCAGCGGGCCGTCCTGGTCCGCGAGCTGGCCGCGGCCGCCTCGACGGACGGCAAGACCGGGCTGCTCACCGCGGCGGCCTGGAACGTCCGCGCCGGCCAGGAGCTGCGCCGGGCGCGCCGCGGCAGCACCCCGTTCGCGCTGCTCGTCCTGGACCTGGACCACTTCAAGAACGTCAACGACACCCACGGCCACCTCGCCGGGGACCGCGTCCTGGCCGCCGTCGCGGACGCCGTGCGGGACGAGGTGCGCGGGAACGACCTGGTCGGCCGGTTCGGCGGCGAGGAGTTCGTCGTCCTGCTGCCCGGCCTGCCCGAGGACCACCCCGTCGGCGGCCTGCGGATGGTCGCGGAGCGGATCCGGATCCGGGTCGAGCACCTCGATGTCCCGATCGAGACGCCCGACGGCCCGCTCTCCATCGCCGACCTCAGCATCAGCGCCGGCGGGGCGATCGTGACGCCCGAGGCGTCGACGACGATCGAGCAGGTCCTGAGCCTGGCGGACCGCGCGCTCTACGCGGCCAAGGAGGCGGGCCGCAACGCCGTCCGGATCGCCGGGCACCCGGTCGCCGGGCCGCGGATCGACACCCCGGCCCTGGAGCCCGAGCGCTCCGCCGAGGACCGCTGA
- a CDS encoding nucleoside/nucleotide kinase family protein produces the protein MLSFDGLVARVRERAGDGTTRVILGIAGPPGAGKSTLAEELAAALRPVPPAGHPPGEWVAHVPMDGFHLADAELVRLGRRDRKGAPDTFDGAGYLALLRRLRADDEPMIYAPAFERELEQPLAGAIGVPAAARVILTEGNYLLLDEPPWPDVAGALDEVWFCGLAEDVREERLVARHVRFGKEPGFARRWVHDVDGPNAERVVATRGRADLVVPSEVLEGLGTPPRDTVP, from the coding sequence GTGCTCTCGTTCGACGGACTGGTGGCCCGGGTGCGGGAGCGTGCCGGGGACGGGACGACCCGCGTGATCCTCGGCATCGCCGGCCCGCCGGGCGCGGGGAAGTCCACCCTCGCCGAGGAGCTCGCCGCCGCGCTGCGGCCGGTCCCGCCCGCCGGGCACCCGCCGGGCGAGTGGGTCGCGCACGTGCCGATGGACGGCTTCCACCTGGCCGATGCCGAGCTGGTCCGGCTGGGCCGCCGGGACCGGAAGGGCGCTCCGGACACCTTCGACGGCGCGGGCTACCTCGCGCTGCTGCGCCGGCTCCGCGCGGACGACGAGCCGATGATCTACGCGCCGGCGTTCGAGCGGGAGCTGGAGCAGCCGCTGGCCGGCGCGATCGGGGTCCCCGCTGCGGCCCGGGTGATCCTGACCGAGGGCAACTACCTGCTGCTCGACGAGCCCCCGTGGCCGGACGTGGCCGGCGCGCTGGACGAGGTCTGGTTCTGCGGGCTGGCCGAGGACGTCCGCGAGGAACGCCTGGTGGCGCGGCACGTCCGGTTCGGCAAGGAGCCGGGGTTCGCGCGGCGGTGGGTGCACGACGTGGACGGGCCGAACGCGGAGCGGGTCGTGGCCACGCGCGGGAGGGCGGACCTCGTCGTGCCGTCGGAGGTGCTCGAGGGCCTCGGCACCCCGCCTCGGGACACCGTGCCCTAA